Proteins from a genomic interval of Rhodococcoides fascians A25f:
- a CDS encoding sugar-binding transcriptional regulator, whose protein sequence is MDGSEPNGAKSTRSGEDLRLALRAATMYHLEGATQAEIAVKLGVSRPTAGRLVARARSQGLVTIEINVPDDLQGTVHADVERELEAQYGLTEVLVVSDVIDGTDAGYGSLGRAAATLLSRRLKDQDVLGFTWGPETVAVASSLKTRSTKCAAVVQLDGSITSADYQTGVEYTLGRCAAYLQATPIRLNAPLYADQATVVALEQDSVISRALKAGADADVMMYGIGPVSTSTTLFEGSFIDLEVLDEVRRLGAVGEIGGRFYDADGQDTGGSLPGRTVSVGLDAIRACDRAVLVTGGQRKHEALLGALRGGLASILVTDIESARWLVAQAPATATSNGRVFQ, encoded by the coding sequence ATGGACGGATCGGAGCCCAATGGGGCAAAGTCCACGCGGTCCGGAGAAGATCTCCGGCTGGCTCTGCGCGCCGCCACCATGTACCACCTCGAAGGTGCGACGCAGGCCGAGATCGCCGTGAAGCTGGGTGTCTCGCGCCCGACCGCAGGACGGTTGGTCGCACGGGCCCGTTCCCAAGGGCTCGTGACGATCGAGATCAACGTGCCCGACGATTTGCAGGGCACCGTGCACGCGGACGTCGAGCGTGAGCTCGAGGCGCAGTACGGACTCACCGAGGTACTGGTCGTCTCGGACGTCATCGACGGAACGGACGCCGGCTACGGGTCTCTCGGCCGTGCGGCAGCGACGTTGCTCTCCCGTCGACTCAAGGATCAGGACGTTCTCGGTTTCACCTGGGGTCCCGAAACGGTGGCCGTCGCGAGTTCGCTCAAGACCAGGTCCACCAAATGTGCTGCGGTGGTGCAACTCGACGGTTCCATCACCTCGGCCGACTATCAGACCGGTGTCGAGTACACACTCGGGCGGTGCGCTGCCTATCTGCAGGCGACGCCCATCCGGCTCAATGCTCCGTTGTACGCCGACCAGGCGACAGTGGTTGCGCTGGAGCAGGATTCCGTGATCTCTCGCGCCCTCAAAGCCGGGGCCGATGCCGACGTGATGATGTACGGCATCGGTCCCGTTTCCACCTCCACCACGTTGTTCGAGGGCAGCTTCATCGACCTCGAGGTTCTCGACGAAGTGCGCCGCCTCGGCGCGGTGGGCGAGATCGGCGGGCGGTTCTACGACGCCGACGGTCAGGACACCGGAGGATCGCTCCCCGGCCGAACCGTGTCGGTGGGGCTCGACGCCATCAGGGCGTGTGACCGGGCTGTGCTCGTCACCGGTGGACAACGTAAACACGAGGCGCTGCTCGGTGCTCTGCGCGGCGGACTGGCCTCGATCCTGGTGACCGACATCGAAAGTGCACGTTGGCTCGTTGCGCAAGCTCCTGCAACGGCAACCTCCAATGGAAGGGTATTTCAGTGA
- a CDS encoding NAD(P)-dependent alcohol dehydrogenase, which produces MQASVLTGVHEIRLEERPVPTPAPDEVLVQVTAVGVCGSDAHYYREGRIGDYVVDGPLVLGHEAAGVIVAVGSDIPDTRVGQRVSIEPQRPDPTSAQSRAGRYNLCPAMEFFATPPIDGALAEYVLIQSTFAHAVPDSISDEAAALFEPLSVGIASVQKAKISAGSSVLIAGAGPVGIVTAQVARAFGATEVIVTDLDASRRANAATFGATRVLDPTTEDVRALSVDAFIDASGAARAVFDGIHAVRPAGTVVLVGMGGSDYPLPISVIQNRELVLTGVFRYANTWPIARDLVASGMVDLDAMVTARFGLDGVEDALNADKLAGSIKAVVIPGFRGEGKNA; this is translated from the coding sequence ATGCAGGCCAGCGTGCTCACCGGCGTGCACGAGATCCGACTCGAAGAACGGCCCGTCCCCACACCCGCGCCCGATGAGGTCCTCGTGCAGGTCACGGCCGTGGGGGTGTGCGGATCCGATGCGCACTACTACCGGGAGGGACGCATCGGCGACTACGTGGTCGACGGCCCCCTCGTGCTCGGACACGAGGCTGCGGGCGTGATCGTGGCCGTGGGGTCCGACATCCCCGACACCCGCGTCGGGCAGCGCGTGTCCATCGAGCCGCAACGACCGGATCCCACCAGCGCCCAATCCCGCGCCGGCCGATACAACCTGTGCCCGGCCATGGAATTCTTCGCGACCCCGCCCATCGACGGCGCACTGGCGGAATACGTGCTGATCCAATCGACGTTCGCGCACGCCGTTCCGGACAGCATCTCCGACGAGGCCGCAGCTCTCTTCGAGCCGCTGTCGGTCGGCATCGCATCGGTACAGAAGGCGAAAATCTCGGCCGGTTCGAGCGTGCTCATCGCGGGCGCAGGCCCCGTCGGGATCGTCACAGCACAGGTGGCCAGGGCCTTCGGAGCCACCGAGGTGATCGTCACCGATCTCGATGCCTCCCGCCGCGCCAACGCCGCAACTTTCGGCGCAACACGAGTCCTCGACCCCACCACCGAGGACGTGCGTGCGTTGTCGGTCGATGCCTTCATCGACGCCTCCGGTGCGGCGCGGGCGGTGTTCGACGGCATCCATGCGGTCCGGCCGGCCGGCACCGTCGTGCTCGTCGGCATGGGCGGATCCGACTACCCCCTGCCGATCTCGGTCATTCAGAACCGGGAGTTGGTGCTCACCGGAGTCTTCAGATACGCCAACACGTGGCCCATCGCACGCGACCTGGTGGCGTCGGGCATGGTGGATCTCGACGCTATGGTGACGGCGCGGTTCGGACTCGACGGCGTCGAAGATGCCTTGAACGCGGACAAGCTGGCCGGAAGCATCAAAGCTGTTGTGATACCTGGTTTTCGAGGAGAAGGAAAGAACGCATGA
- a CDS encoding mannitol dehydrogenase family protein, whose protein sequence is MKLRASTLAEIHTDVEVPTYDRAAVTTGIVHFGVGGFHRAHQAMYVDRLLERGEASDWGICGVGVLPHDKKMKEVMDQQDCLYTLALKHADGTWETRVIGSIVEYLFAPEDPESVIEKMASEAVKIVSLTITEGGYNFSATTGEFDEKNPAIVADLADGAVPSTTFGLVVEALARRKDRGMKPFTIMSCDNIEGNGHMAQSTFTTFARLKDPTLADWITAEGAFPNSMVDRITPVTTPEVIEQLSSRYAIEDQWPVAGEPFTQWVLEDNFTLGRPHLEDVGVQVVEDVTPYELMKLRLLNASHQALAYFGYLSGYRLVHEVCQDPQFAAFLLAYMDEEATPTLQPVPGIDLTEYKHTLIERFSNPEIRDTVARLCAESSDRIPKWLLPVIRKNLETGGEIVRSTAVVASWARYAEAVDESGDPIDIVDQLKDSLVPIAQSQRENPTAFIANRAVFGDLIDNARFVAEYTKQLTSLQENGARATLEALRSTH, encoded by the coding sequence ATGAAGCTTCGGGCGAGCACTCTGGCAGAAATCCACACCGACGTCGAGGTACCGACCTACGACCGAGCCGCAGTCACCACGGGGATCGTGCACTTCGGCGTCGGTGGCTTTCACCGCGCCCACCAGGCGATGTATGTCGACCGTTTGCTCGAGCGCGGCGAGGCGTCGGACTGGGGGATCTGCGGTGTGGGTGTACTGCCGCACGACAAGAAGATGAAAGAGGTTATGGACCAGCAGGACTGCCTCTACACCCTCGCCCTCAAGCACGCCGACGGCACCTGGGAAACTCGCGTCATCGGGTCGATCGTCGAGTATCTGTTCGCCCCCGAGGATCCCGAGTCCGTCATCGAGAAGATGGCATCCGAGGCGGTGAAGATCGTCTCGCTCACCATCACCGAAGGTGGGTACAACTTCTCCGCCACCACCGGGGAGTTCGACGAGAAGAATCCGGCGATCGTCGCGGATCTCGCCGACGGTGCCGTGCCGTCGACAACTTTCGGACTCGTCGTCGAAGCACTGGCGCGTCGGAAGGATCGTGGCATGAAGCCGTTCACGATCATGTCCTGCGACAACATCGAGGGCAACGGCCACATGGCGCAATCGACGTTCACAACGTTCGCGCGCCTGAAGGACCCGACGTTGGCCGACTGGATCACGGCGGAAGGCGCGTTCCCCAACTCGATGGTGGATCGCATCACGCCGGTGACGACACCGGAAGTGATCGAACAACTTTCGTCGCGATACGCCATCGAAGACCAGTGGCCTGTCGCCGGTGAGCCGTTCACGCAGTGGGTACTCGAAGACAACTTCACCCTCGGCCGTCCACACCTGGAGGATGTGGGCGTGCAGGTTGTCGAGGACGTCACTCCCTACGAGCTGATGAAGCTGCGCCTGCTCAATGCCAGCCATCAGGCCCTCGCATATTTCGGCTACCTCAGCGGTTACCGACTGGTGCACGAAGTCTGCCAGGATCCGCAGTTCGCGGCGTTCTTGCTGGCCTACATGGACGAGGAGGCAACGCCCACACTGCAGCCCGTGCCCGGTATCGATCTGACCGAGTACAAGCACACGCTCATCGAGCGGTTCTCCAACCCGGAGATACGCGACACCGTAGCGCGACTGTGCGCCGAGTCCTCGGATCGAATTCCCAAGTGGCTCTTGCCCGTCATTCGCAAGAACCTCGAGACCGGCGGTGAGATCGTCCGGTCCACCGCGGTCGTCGCGAGCTGGGCCCGCTACGCCGAGGCGGTCGACGAATCCGGTGATCCCATCGACATCGTCGACCAGCTGAAGGATTCACTCGTTCCGATCGCACAGAGCCAGCGGGAGAATCCGACGGCCTTCATCGCCAACCGCGCGGTGTTCGGGGATCTGATCGACAACGCACGCTTCGTTGCCGAATACACGAAACAGCTGACATCACTGCAGGAGAACGGTGCGCGCGCAACCCTGGAGGCGCTCAGGTCGACTCACTGA
- a CDS encoding potassium channel family protein — protein sequence MARKPSSDVVVVLGLGRFGKSLALELMDQGVEVLGVDSDEAVVQRVADRLTHAVVADTTDEESLRQLSVHEYDRAVVGIGSNLEASLLTASALVNLSMSTIWAKALSNAHAKILSQIGVHHVVRPEHDMGKRVAHLVRGRMMDYIEFDDGYAMAKTSPPASLIGKTLGESGIRTKHGVTVVAVKRLGEGFTYATADTVIGAGDTVIVSGQVRDTEKFSEST from the coding sequence TTGGCTAGGAAACCATCCTCCGATGTCGTCGTCGTTCTCGGTCTCGGCCGCTTCGGTAAGTCTCTCGCACTGGAACTGATGGACCAGGGGGTAGAGGTGCTCGGCGTCGACAGCGACGAGGCCGTAGTGCAACGCGTGGCAGACCGTCTGACGCATGCTGTGGTGGCCGATACCACCGACGAGGAGTCTCTTCGGCAATTGTCGGTGCACGAGTACGACCGTGCCGTCGTGGGTATCGGGTCCAATCTCGAAGCGAGCCTGCTCACCGCATCGGCACTGGTGAATCTGTCGATGTCGACCATCTGGGCCAAGGCTCTGAGCAACGCACACGCCAAGATTCTCAGCCAGATCGGCGTCCACCACGTCGTGAGGCCCGAGCACGACATGGGTAAGCGAGTAGCTCACCTGGTACGTGGTCGGATGATGGACTACATCGAGTTCGACGACGGTTACGCCATGGCGAAGACCTCGCCGCCGGCCTCACTGATAGGAAAGACTCTGGGCGAGAGTGGAATCCGCACCAAGCACGGAGTAACCGTCGTCGCGGTCAAGCGTCTGGGTGAAGGGTTCACCTACGCAACAGCGGACACGGTGATCGGTGCGGGCGATACCGTCATCGTATCCGGTCAGGTCCGAGACACCGAGAAATTCAGTGAGTCGACCTGA
- a CDS encoding TrkH family potassium uptake protein, whose amino-acid sequence MASGFALAILLGAAVLMLPTATQSGIASGFLQALFTSTSAVSLTGLIVVDTPVYWSGFGQGVILGLIQIGGFGIMTIASLVGLVLADRIGLRSRLNAAAEVRTSGLGDVRSVVVGVFRTSLIIESVVAIVLAVRFVIGYDEPPGRALWLGIFHAVSAFNNAGFALFSDNMIGFATDPWICVPLLIAVVLGGIGFPVLFEIARHLRARAGGVRARKRWSLHTRMTLSVTGVLLILGPTVVLLFEWSRTLGGFGFWDKMLVATFQGVMPRTAGFNSVDYADVDNATLLVTDVLMFIGGGSGGTAGGIKVTTFALLLFVILAEIRGDREVSVFGRRIDARVQRQALTVALIGVALVMLPVVALLAGTNFDLDVLLFEVVSAFATVGLSTGITAQLPGWGQVVLIILMYLGRIGSITLVSALAARDRGRRYTLPTERPFVG is encoded by the coding sequence ATGGCGTCGGGATTTGCACTGGCCATCTTGCTCGGTGCAGCGGTGCTGATGCTTCCGACGGCCACCCAGTCCGGGATCGCGTCCGGGTTTCTGCAGGCGTTGTTCACATCGACCTCGGCGGTCAGTTTGACCGGCCTGATCGTGGTGGACACGCCGGTGTACTGGTCGGGTTTCGGGCAGGGGGTGATCCTCGGCCTGATCCAGATCGGCGGATTCGGGATCATGACGATCGCGTCGTTGGTCGGCTTGGTGCTGGCCGATCGAATCGGGTTGCGAAGCAGGCTCAACGCGGCCGCCGAGGTCCGCACATCCGGGCTGGGCGACGTCAGGAGTGTCGTCGTCGGTGTGTTCCGCACCAGCCTGATCATCGAGAGTGTCGTCGCGATCGTCCTGGCGGTGCGCTTCGTCATCGGCTACGACGAGCCACCGGGTCGCGCACTGTGGCTGGGGATCTTCCATGCCGTCTCGGCGTTCAACAACGCCGGATTCGCCCTCTTCAGCGACAACATGATCGGGTTCGCCACCGACCCGTGGATCTGTGTGCCGCTGTTGATCGCGGTTGTGTTGGGAGGCATCGGATTTCCGGTTCTCTTCGAGATCGCCCGTCACCTCCGCGCACGTGCCGGCGGTGTTCGGGCACGCAAGCGATGGTCACTGCACACTCGAATGACGCTGTCGGTCACCGGGGTTCTGTTGATTCTCGGACCGACGGTGGTGTTGCTCTTCGAGTGGTCGAGGACCCTGGGCGGATTCGGCTTCTGGGACAAGATGCTCGTCGCGACGTTCCAGGGCGTGATGCCTCGCACCGCAGGATTCAACAGCGTCGACTATGCGGATGTGGACAACGCGACCCTGCTCGTCACCGACGTCCTGATGTTCATCGGTGGTGGCAGCGGCGGCACGGCGGGTGGCATCAAGGTCACCACGTTCGCCCTACTCCTGTTCGTCATCCTGGCCGAGATCCGCGGTGACCGTGAGGTGTCGGTGTTCGGTCGTCGAATCGACGCGCGTGTGCAACGTCAGGCGCTGACCGTCGCGTTGATCGGCGTCGCGTTGGTCATGCTGCCGGTCGTGGCGCTGTTGGCCGGCACGAATTTCGATCTCGACGTGCTGCTCTTCGAGGTCGTATCGGCGTTCGCGACGGTAGGCCTGTCCACCGGAATCACCGCACAACTACCCGGCTGGGGTCAGGTGGTCCTGATAATCCTGATGTATCTGGGCCGAATCGGTTCCATCACTCTGGTCAGTGCCCTCGCCGCCCGCGACCGCGGACGGCGATACACGCTTCCCACGGAAAGGCCGTTCGTTGGCTAG
- a CDS encoding ABC transporter ATP-binding protein produces the protein MATVAFQGVTKLFPGGDKAAVDQLDLDIQDGEFLVLVGPSGCGKSTSLRMLAGLEEVDRGAITIGGKDVTDHQPKDRDIAMVFQNYALYPHMTVGENMGFGLRIAGEDKAEIKRRVEDAAKILDLTKFLDRKPKALSGGQRQRVAMGRAIVRKPQVFLMDEPLSNLDAKLRVQTRAQISALQRRLATTTVYVTHDQVEAMTMGDRVAVLKDGVLQQCDSPRRMYEHPNNVFVAGFIGSPAMNLLELPLVDGGVRFGGEVVPVPRSAIAGIGESSVTLGVRPEDLQITTGAGLEVTIDVVEELGADAYVYGQADINGTRQPIVVRADGRIPPERGSKITLSYAAERTHLFSTVTGERLVD, from the coding sequence ATGGCCACCGTTGCATTTCAGGGCGTCACCAAACTGTTTCCCGGCGGCGACAAGGCTGCCGTCGACCAGCTCGATCTCGACATCCAGGACGGTGAATTCCTCGTCCTCGTCGGCCCGTCCGGCTGCGGGAAGTCGACGTCGCTGCGTATGCTCGCCGGTCTCGAAGAAGTCGACAGGGGAGCCATCACCATCGGCGGCAAGGACGTCACCGACCATCAGCCCAAGGATCGCGACATCGCGATGGTCTTCCAGAACTACGCCCTGTACCCACACATGACGGTCGGCGAGAACATGGGATTCGGACTTCGCATCGCCGGCGAGGACAAGGCCGAGATCAAGCGTCGCGTCGAGGACGCTGCCAAGATCCTCGACCTCACCAAGTTTCTCGACCGCAAGCCCAAAGCGCTCTCCGGCGGCCAACGTCAGCGAGTGGCCATGGGCCGCGCCATCGTTCGCAAGCCACAGGTGTTCCTCATGGACGAGCCGCTGTCCAACCTCGACGCCAAACTCCGGGTACAGACCCGCGCGCAGATCTCCGCGCTGCAGCGTCGACTCGCCACGACGACCGTGTACGTCACCCACGATCAGGTCGAGGCCATGACGATGGGCGATCGCGTGGCCGTCCTCAAAGACGGTGTGCTGCAGCAGTGCGACTCGCCCAGGCGCATGTACGAACACCCGAACAACGTGTTCGTCGCCGGCTTCATCGGATCGCCTGCAATGAATCTGCTCGAGCTTCCCCTCGTCGACGGCGGCGTCCGCTTCGGCGGCGAAGTGGTTCCGGTTCCCCGCTCCGCCATCGCCGGAATCGGGGAGAGTTCCGTGACACTCGGCGTGCGGCCCGAGGACCTGCAGATCACCACCGGGGCAGGCCTCGAAGTGACCATCGACGTCGTCGAAGAACTCGGAGCCGACGCCTACGTCTACGGCCAGGCCGATATCAACGGCACGCGTCAGCCCATCGTCGTCCGCGCCGACGGCCGCATCCCACCGGAACGCGGATCGAAGATCACGCTCTCCTACGCCGCTGAGCGCACCCACCTGTTCTCCACGGTGACCGGGGAGCGCTTGGTCGACTGA
- a CDS encoding NAD-dependent epimerase/dehydratase family protein, translating into MTDTVSRVLITGAAGNMGAMLRPLLAAAPGRTLRLFDIAEITDIDSATEEFVQGSVTDRAAVAAAVDGVDAILHLGGLSTEDSWANILSVNVDGTQAVFEAAVAQGVSRIVVASSNHAVGFWTHDEAGDSPLPGDAAPRPDGFYGWSKAAVEALGRMYHDRFGIDVINLRIGSSFDAPPNYRGLATWMSPADTARLIEASLSDSAKGFHTVWGISKNSRAWWSGNEGAEIGYLPRDDAEQFAEQFLAEHEWTFSDPILQRVGGAFCDHPLGQRMR; encoded by the coding sequence ATGACCGACACCGTTTCACGAGTGCTCATCACCGGGGCCGCAGGCAACATGGGTGCGATGCTCAGGCCTCTGCTGGCGGCGGCTCCCGGCCGCACACTGCGCCTGTTCGATATCGCCGAGATCACCGACATCGATTCGGCCACCGAGGAATTCGTACAGGGATCGGTCACCGATCGCGCCGCCGTGGCCGCCGCGGTGGACGGTGTCGATGCAATCCTTCACCTCGGGGGATTGAGCACCGAGGACTCGTGGGCCAACATTCTGTCGGTGAACGTCGACGGCACTCAGGCAGTCTTCGAAGCCGCAGTGGCGCAGGGGGTTTCTCGGATAGTGGTGGCGTCGAGCAATCACGCAGTCGGATTCTGGACGCACGACGAGGCGGGCGACTCGCCACTTCCGGGCGACGCCGCTCCGCGACCCGACGGCTTCTACGGGTGGAGCAAGGCCGCGGTCGAAGCCCTGGGCCGGATGTACCACGACCGCTTCGGCATCGACGTCATCAATCTGCGTATCGGTTCGAGCTTCGACGCGCCGCCCAACTACCGCGGACTGGCCACTTGGATGTCGCCCGCCGACACTGCGCGACTGATCGAGGCGTCACTGTCGGACAGCGCCAAGGGTTTTCACACCGTGTGGGGCATCTCGAAGAACTCGCGCGCGTGGTGGTCCGGCAACGAGGGCGCGGAGATCGGATACCTGCCTCGCGACGACGCGGAACAGTTCGCCGAGCAGTTCCTGGCCGAACACGAGTGGACGTTCAGCGATCCGATCCTGCAACGAGTCGGCGGCGCATTCTGCGATCACCCGCTCGGCCAGCGAATGCGCTGA
- a CDS encoding dienelactone hydrolase family protein: MGTQFEPNCPRFTRRAEIRRALGAFDDPPRPHVTRGRTWTRDGISGVELNWDNTAAWLLTPPDAQTPLPAILLMHGHDGMKFYGKEKVADGPDGVAPGIAALREQGYDDSSPAAGLVAAGFAVLVHDVFPWGSRRVPWEQFPERARRAGAQLDGLPRYEAAAREHEHGLAKVAALQGSSLAGQVLSEDLIALQALAECPEVDAHRIATAGFSGGGVRVAHLLACSDRLRAGVITASMSTFTDIANGHADDTTWLMITPGLPAVCDWPEIAGAAAPTPLLVQFAELDSHFGLPGMRDAEAALRRDYGESETLFTQWFSEPHRFTTTMQDAAAGWLSLHV; the protein is encoded by the coding sequence ATGGGAACACAATTCGAGCCCAACTGTCCACGATTCACGCGGCGAGCAGAGATCCGGCGAGCCCTGGGGGCATTCGACGATCCTCCGCGTCCGCACGTGACCCGCGGTCGGACCTGGACACGCGATGGCATCTCCGGCGTGGAGCTGAACTGGGACAACACGGCCGCATGGCTGCTGACGCCCCCGGACGCACAGACTCCACTGCCCGCGATCCTGCTCATGCACGGTCACGACGGGATGAAGTTCTACGGCAAGGAGAAGGTGGCCGACGGCCCCGACGGCGTCGCGCCCGGCATCGCCGCACTGCGCGAGCAGGGGTACGACGACAGTTCGCCCGCAGCAGGCCTGGTGGCAGCAGGTTTCGCGGTACTGGTCCACGACGTGTTCCCGTGGGGCTCGCGCCGAGTGCCGTGGGAGCAGTTTCCCGAGCGGGCTCGCCGGGCCGGTGCCCAGCTGGACGGGCTGCCGAGATACGAGGCGGCCGCCCGCGAGCACGAGCACGGACTCGCAAAAGTGGCAGCGCTGCAGGGCAGTTCATTGGCCGGGCAGGTGCTGAGCGAGGACCTGATCGCGCTGCAGGCACTAGCGGAGTGCCCCGAGGTGGACGCACACCGCATCGCCACTGCCGGCTTCTCCGGTGGCGGAGTGCGCGTCGCACATCTACTGGCGTGCAGCGATCGCTTACGGGCAGGGGTGATCACGGCATCGATGAGCACGTTCACCGATATCGCGAACGGTCACGCGGACGACACCACCTGGTTGATGATCACCCCGGGCCTGCCTGCGGTGTGCGACTGGCCGGAGATCGCCGGGGCAGCAGCCCCGACCCCGTTGTTGGTCCAATTCGCTGAGCTGGATTCCCATTTCGGCCTCCCCGGTATGCGCGACGCCGAGGCGGCGCTCCGCCGCGACTACGGAGAATCGGAAACACTGTTCACACAATGGTTTTCGGAACCGCATCGATTCACGACGACCATGCAGGACGCGGCGGCCGGCTGGTTGAGCCTGCACGTGTGA
- a CDS encoding carbohydrate ABC transporter permease, with amino-acid sequence MVTTTPPRSGGTRAPSAAVPPVRPKRKRRISAPYILIAPVVILLAVFIFYPVGSVFYYSLQFYNPTTPWDNGFAGLENFKLMFADDLFWNSLVVTAKWVGVQVVFQLILGLGLALLVNEVFRGRGLARALVFSPWAVSGVLTTGIWLLIYNPSTGLFKLLGNMGIGDGTAAPIADPDTAFWATSVAELWRGVPFFAILILAELQSAPKDLYEAANVDGANRWQRFRFVTLPHLKAVIILSTLLRGVWEFNNVDLLYTLTAGGPADVTTTLPLYVSQLATTAQDFGYGSALTTVAFVILLFCSILYLRLSKFNSDKA; translated from the coding sequence ATGGTCACCACCACACCACCCCGGTCGGGGGGTACCCGCGCGCCGAGCGCGGCCGTCCCTCCCGTTCGACCGAAACGCAAGCGCCGCATCTCGGCCCCGTACATCCTGATCGCGCCCGTCGTCATCCTGCTGGCAGTGTTCATCTTCTACCCGGTCGGCAGCGTCTTCTACTACAGCCTGCAGTTCTACAACCCGACGACGCCGTGGGACAACGGCTTTGCGGGCCTGGAGAACTTCAAGCTGATGTTCGCCGACGACCTGTTCTGGAACAGCCTCGTCGTCACCGCCAAGTGGGTGGGCGTGCAGGTCGTGTTCCAGCTGATCCTCGGCCTCGGACTGGCCCTGCTGGTCAACGAGGTATTCCGCGGACGCGGCCTGGCCCGTGCCCTGGTGTTCTCTCCCTGGGCCGTCTCCGGCGTGCTCACCACCGGCATCTGGCTGCTCATCTACAACCCGTCGACCGGATTGTTCAAACTGCTGGGCAATATGGGCATCGGCGACGGTACCGCTGCGCCGATCGCCGATCCGGACACCGCGTTCTGGGCCACCAGCGTTGCCGAGCTCTGGCGCGGAGTTCCGTTCTTCGCCATTCTCATTCTCGCCGAACTGCAGAGTGCGCCCAAGGATCTGTACGAGGCTGCGAACGTCGACGGCGCGAACCGCTGGCAACGCTTCCGGTTCGTGACGCTGCCGCATCTCAAAGCCGTGATCATTCTGTCCACCCTGCTGCGCGGGGTCTGGGAGTTCAACAACGTCGATCTCCTCTACACCCTCACCGCAGGCGGACCGGCCGACGTGACAACCACGTTGCCGCTCTACGTCTCTCAGCTCGCAACCACCGCGCAGGACTTCGGATACGGCTCGGCTCTGACCACCGTGGCCTTCGTCATCCTGCTGTTCTGCTCGATCCTCTACTTGCGCCTCAGCAAATTCAACAGCGATAAGGCCTGA
- a CDS encoding carbohydrate ABC transporter permease has translation MTTTADRPVVTTPPQDHSEKVRVHRTKPRVFSVGLPLAVYLLFTLVPFYWMIVFAFRPAGSNSMLPWPITLDHFDTVWNTLGFSFFFKNSLIVAGLSLVLTTFVALATGYALARFKFRAKIPLVMALLCSQFVPGAMLLIPLFQVFREMGLVNNLFGLIVADTVFQLPLAAMLMAGFISQIPVELEEAAMVDGCSRLKAFRIIMLPLLRPGLIAVGSFAFIGSWNNFLFGLMFISSQDKFTLPVGLSYTIGSYNVDFGVLAAGGLIAAVPVVAVFAVIQKYLVQGLSAGAVKG, from the coding sequence ATGACCACTACCGCAGACCGTCCCGTCGTGACCACTCCGCCGCAGGACCACTCCGAGAAGGTGCGCGTGCATCGCACCAAGCCCCGCGTGTTCAGCGTCGGCCTCCCGTTGGCCGTCTACCTGCTGTTCACCCTCGTCCCGTTCTACTGGATGATCGTCTTCGCGTTCCGGCCTGCCGGGTCCAATTCGATGCTCCCCTGGCCCATCACGCTCGACCATTTCGACACCGTCTGGAACACCCTCGGCTTCAGCTTCTTCTTCAAGAACAGCCTCATCGTCGCCGGTCTGTCGTTGGTACTCACCACCTTCGTCGCACTGGCGACCGGCTATGCGTTGGCACGCTTCAAGTTCCGCGCCAAGATCCCCCTGGTGATGGCCCTGCTGTGCAGCCAGTTCGTCCCCGGTGCGATGCTGCTCATCCCACTGTTCCAGGTGTTCCGCGAGATGGGACTGGTGAACAACCTCTTCGGACTCATCGTCGCCGATACCGTCTTCCAACTACCGTTGGCGGCAATGCTGATGGCAGGGTTCATCTCTCAGATCCCGGTGGAACTGGAGGAAGCAGCCATGGTCGACGGCTGCTCACGCCTGAAGGCCTTCCGCATCATCATGTTGCCGCTGCTGCGGCCCGGCCTGATCGCCGTCGGCTCCTTCGCGTTCATCGGCAGCTGGAACAACTTCCTGTTCGGCCTGATGTTCATCAGTAGCCAGGACAAGTTCACCCTCCCAGTCGGATTGAGCTACACGATCGGCTCGTACAACGTCGACTTCGGCGTGCTCGCGGCGGGCGGCCTGATCGCCGCCGTGCCGGTGGTCGCCGTGTTCGCCGTCATCCAGAAGTATCTCGTCCAGGGCCTCAGTGCCGGCGCGGTCAAGGGCTGA